One genomic segment of Alphaproteobacteria bacterium HT1-32 includes these proteins:
- a CDS encoding leucine--tRNA ligase, translated as MARYNAKETESYWQKQWADQQVFAVQEDRSRPKYYVLEMFPYPSGRIHMGHVRNYTLGDVVARYKRAQGFNVLHPMGWDAFGLPAENAAIENRSHPADWTRENIAAMRTQLQSMGLSYDWDRELATCEPGYYRHEQKMFLDFLANDLVYRKESWVNWDPVENTVLANEQVIDGRGWRSGALVEKRKLAQWFLKITDYSEELLSALDGLERWPDRVRLMQHNWIGRSEGARLRFELEGREDRLEVYTTRHDTLFGASFCAIAANHPLAQELAASNTDLAGFIAECNRMSTSEADIEKAEKKGFATGIFARHPLRPGVQLPVYVANFVLMEYGTGAIFGCPAHDQRDLDFALKYDLPVLPVVIPDDVDAATFSVGNTAYTGDGRLGNSDFLDGMTVAEAKTEVASRLEASGVGETSVTYRLRDWGVSRQRYWGCPIPIIHCADCGVVPVPADALPVELPRDIDFDEPGNPLARHPSWKHVDCPACGKAAVRETDTFDTFFESSWYFLRFCDPHNSETGVSDAAAYWMPVDQYIGGIEHAVLHLLYSRFFMRALKKCGYVTQDEPFDGLLTQGMVCHETYRDDKGKWVLPSDLITLEDGSLVAQPDNRPVTAGRSEKMSKSKKNVVDPESILETYGADVARLFMLSDSPPDRDLEWTDSGVDGAWRYLNRLWKLGEDILGATPAEPARRDGDDDVSRAIHKAIDGVTADLDRFHFNKAVARIRELSNLISGLDLSQPGNPGLARFGFEAIIMLISPMTPHIADELWRQLGHTDPVIKTSWPVANAGLLVDESVTIGVQINGKMRATIEMALDADRETVEAAALAEPKVIAQLDGKTPRKIIVVPNRIVNIVA; from the coding sequence ATGGCGCGATATAACGCCAAGGAAACTGAAAGCTACTGGCAAAAGCAATGGGCGGACCAGCAGGTCTTCGCCGTACAGGAAGACCGCAGCCGGCCAAAATATTACGTGCTGGAGATGTTCCCCTACCCGTCCGGGCGCATTCATATGGGCCATGTCCGCAATTATACGCTGGGCGATGTGGTCGCCCGCTATAAACGGGCGCAGGGGTTCAACGTGCTGCATCCGATGGGCTGGGATGCCTTTGGCCTGCCAGCGGAGAATGCGGCGATTGAAAACCGCTCCCATCCGGCCGACTGGACACGGGAAAATATCGCCGCCATGCGCACGCAGCTCCAGTCAATGGGCCTGTCCTATGACTGGGATCGTGAACTGGCGACCTGCGAACCGGGTTATTATCGCCACGAACAGAAGATGTTCCTCGATTTCCTGGCCAATGACCTGGTCTATCGCAAGGAAAGCTGGGTCAACTGGGATCCGGTCGAGAACACGGTTCTTGCCAACGAACAGGTCATTGATGGTCGGGGCTGGCGCTCGGGTGCTCTGGTTGAAAAGCGCAAGCTGGCCCAGTGGTTCCTGAAGATCACCGACTATTCCGAAGAATTGCTGAGCGCCCTCGACGGGCTGGAACGCTGGCCCGACCGGGTCCGGCTGATGCAGCATAACTGGATCGGACGTTCCGAAGGTGCCCGCCTGCGGTTCGAGCTTGAAGGCCGTGAAGACCGGCTGGAAGTCTATACCACCCGGCATGACACCCTGTTCGGGGCTTCCTTCTGCGCTATCGCCGCCAATCATCCGCTGGCGCAGGAACTGGCAGCCTCAAATACGGACCTCGCCGGCTTCATTGCTGAGTGCAACCGCATGAGCACCAGCGAAGCCGATATCGAGAAAGCCGAAAAGAAAGGCTTTGCGACCGGGATCTTCGCCCGTCATCCGTTGCGCCCCGGTGTTCAGTTGCCGGTTTATGTCGCTAACTTTGTCCTGATGGAATATGGCACCGGCGCTATCTTCGGCTGTCCGGCACATGACCAGCGGGATCTCGACTTCGCCCTGAAATATGACCTGCCGGTCCTTCCCGTCGTCATCCCCGATGATGTCGATGCTGCCACATTCTCTGTCGGCAATACCGCCTATACAGGGGACGGCCGCCTCGGGAACTCCGACTTCCTCGATGGCATGACCGTTGCCGAAGCCAAGACCGAGGTTGCCTCCCGGCTGGAAGCTTCCGGTGTCGGTGAGACCTCCGTGACCTACAGGCTGCGTGACTGGGGTGTCTCCCGTCAGCGTTACTGGGGCTGTCCGATCCCGATCATTCACTGTGCTGACTGTGGTGTGGTTCCCGTGCCCGCCGACGCCCTGCCCGTTGAGTTGCCAAGGGATATCGATTTTGACGAACCCGGCAATCCGCTTGCGCGTCACCCGTCCTGGAAGCATGTGGACTGCCCGGCCTGCGGCAAGGCTGCGGTCCGGGAAACCGATACCTTTGATACCTTCTTTGAATCCTCCTGGTATTTCCTTCGCTTCTGCGATCCGCATAACAGCGAGACCGGGGTCAGCGACGCGGCCGCTTACTGGATGCCGGTGGACCAGTATATCGGCGGCATTGAACATGCTGTCCTGCATCTGCTGTACAGCCGATTCTTCATGCGGGCTCTCAAGAAATGTGGCTATGTTACTCAGGATGAACCGTTTGATGGCCTGCTGACCCAGGGCATGGTCTGCCACGAAACCTATCGTGATGATAAGGGTAAATGGGTTTTGCCCTCTGACCTCATCACCCTTGAAGATGGCAGTCTGGTCGCTCAGCCTGACAACCGACCGGTAACCGCCGGCCGTTCCGAGAAGATGAGCAAGTCGAAAAAGAACGTGGTTGATCCGGAAAGCATTCTGGAGACCTACGGTGCCGACGTTGCCCGCCTTTTCATGCTCTCCGACAGCCCGCCGGACCGCGATCTGGAATGGACGGATTCAGGTGTTGATGGTGCCTGGCGCTATCTCAACCGGCTCTGGAAACTGGGCGAAGACATTCTCGGCGCAACCCCGGCAGAGCCTGCCCGGCGTGATGGGGATGACGATGTCAGCCGCGCGATCCACAAGGCCATTGATGGCGTGACCGCTGATCTGGACCGGTTCCATTTCAACAAGGCTGTGGCCCGCATCCGGGAGCTTTCAAACCTGATAAGCGGGCTTGATCTCAGCCAGCCCGGCAATCCCGGCCTCGCCCGTTTCGGATTCGAAGCGATTATCATGCTGATCTCTCCGATGACCCCGCATATCGCTGATGAACTCTGGCGGCAACTCGGTCATACTGATCCGGTTATCAAGACCTCCTGGCCGGTTGCCAATGCCGGGCTGCTGGTTGATGAGAGCGTCACGATCGGCGTACAGATCAATGGCAAAATGCGGGCAACCATCGAAATGGCTCTGGACGCTGACCGGGAAACAGTCGAGGCTGCTGCCCTGGCTGAACCGAAGGTAATCGCACAGCTGGACGGCAAAACGCCCCGCAAGATCATTGTTGTCCCCAACCGGATTGTGAACATTGTTGCATAG
- a CDS encoding DUF3576 domain-containing protein: MLQTFKYIGLGLTLMAGLAACENIPVEGDYPRDRAPGEIDTGGNYSDSDRGSSVFGAGGITGLFDGSSKEGNGGGGIGVNAYLWRASLDTLTFMPLSSADPFGGVIITDWYSPPDAPAERFKMNVYILGGQLRSDGVRVAVFRQTRDRSGGWLDSRVEPATNTQLENQILAHARELRSRTLSQTQ; this comes from the coding sequence ATGCTGCAGACTTTTAAATATATCGGACTGGGACTGACACTGATGGCGGGCCTTGCCGCATGTGAGAATATTCCCGTTGAAGGTGATTACCCGAGAGACCGCGCTCCCGGCGAAATTGATACGGGTGGCAATTATTCGGACAGCGACCGGGGCAGTTCCGTCTTCGGTGCCGGTGGCATTACCGGACTGTTCGACGGTAGTTCCAAGGAAGGAAATGGCGGTGGTGGCATCGGCGTCAATGCCTATCTCTGGCGCGCCTCCCTCGACACCCTGACCTTCATGCCGCTGTCTTCAGCTGATCCGTTTGGGGGCGTCATCATTACAGACTGGTATTCCCCGCCCGATGCACCGGCGGAGCGGTTCAAGATGAATGTTTACATTCTTGGCGGTCAGTTGCGCTCTGACGGCGTGCGTGTTGCGGTTTTCCGCCAGACACGTGACCGCTCGGGCGGATGGCTTGATTCCCGGGTTGAACCGGCGACCAATACCCAGCTGGAAAACCAGATCCTGGCCCATGCGCGGGAACTTCGCAGCCGCACCCTGTCACAGACCCAGTAA
- a CDS encoding porin, translating to MKKILFGTTALVAAGLVTSAHAAEKIKLGVSGYMWQEVGVADSRAGQTTVNLVSNTEVHFKGSTTLDNGLTIGADIQLEGNSQAADQIDESYAWIESKTWGKVILGTENGVGDLITTHAPGVGPMGIDGSNATYWFTNTGSAAPTSIDASDSGDNEKLTYISPKLGGMFQAGVSYTPSTDAEDGKGPSANTSLHNVVEGTLLLDTDIAGFGVRSSVSALHGSNQGANNRTVYSAGLNVSYAGFTVGGGWGRRINKGATTDGSAYNIGVSYATGPYGLSLGYHNGTANGSNGDNGSEDGFTATELAMSYKISDGVDFKSGVSYVQFEQDVETNPLNGGGNGYENDGWIWINGIYLSF from the coding sequence ATGAAAAAGATCCTCTTCGGAACGACTGCTCTCGTCGCAGCTGGCCTGGTCACCTCCGCTCATGCAGCAGAGAAGATCAAGCTCGGCGTCAGTGGTTACATGTGGCAGGAAGTTGGCGTTGCTGACTCCCGCGCTGGCCAGACCACGGTCAACCTCGTGTCCAACACGGAAGTTCACTTCAAGGGCAGCACGACCCTTGATAACGGTCTCACCATCGGTGCTGACATCCAGCTCGAAGGCAACAGCCAGGCTGCTGACCAGATCGATGAAAGCTATGCTTGGATCGAAAGCAAGACCTGGGGTAAAGTTATCCTCGGTACGGAAAACGGCGTTGGCGATCTGATCACCACGCATGCTCCGGGCGTCGGCCCGATGGGCATCGACGGCTCGAACGCCACTTACTGGTTCACCAACACCGGTTCAGCTGCACCGACATCAATCGATGCTTCTGACTCAGGCGATAACGAAAAGCTGACCTACATCTCGCCGAAGCTCGGTGGCATGTTCCAGGCTGGTGTTTCCTACACGCCGAGCACGGATGCAGAAGACGGCAAAGGCCCGTCGGCAAACACATCCCTGCACAATGTTGTTGAAGGTACTCTGCTCCTCGACACCGATATTGCCGGCTTTGGCGTTCGTTCCAGTGTTTCGGCTCTGCATGGTTCGAACCAGGGCGCCAACAACCGCACGGTTTACAGCGCAGGCCTGAATGTTTCCTACGCTGGCTTCACCGTTGGTGGTGGCTGGGGTCGCCGGATCAACAAAGGCGCAACCACAGACGGTTCCGCTTACAACATCGGTGTTTCCTATGCGACCGGCCCTTATGGCCTGTCCCTCGGTTACCACAACGGTACGGCTAACGGCTCGAACGGCGATAATGGTTCAGAAGACGGTTTCACCGCTACGGAACTGGCTATGAGCTACAAGATCTCTGACGGCGTCGACTTCAAGTCAGGCGTTTCCTACGTTCAGTTCGAACAGGACGTTGAAACCAATCCGCTTAACGGTGGTGGCAACGGCTACGAGAACGACGGCTGGATCTGGATCAACGGTATCTACCTGAGCTTCTAA
- a CDS encoding tetratricopeptide repeat protein, protein MAFNPGFRKPKGLPQSPADEIRGLISAGRLDAAEKKLKLLRRTRPRDADLLNMSGVVALQRTDLKAAWAHFSKAAALAPDRQDILHHLGEASRLTGQWDAAATAYRQALAKGASKFTTWRGLGLALLALGDATGAVTALEKASAGSPRDQITLLKLAEAQAAAGEGQAAISTARQALALDPASSAARNNLGVLLLNGNFPEEAADHLRQATDLAPDRPDYRLNLAAACRAAGLMEEAAGHYAEAIRQPETPASALSAYASLLETLNRTEEAEDLALQALEIDPDDAAALLTRAILCRRGKQYQAALDILEPMEGRTDLGYELATSRYFEMGTNFDRLGRYDDAWLAFSRCNDIHDRSDIAHPMDRDAFFADIRNARDIFTGERVSRWPVDIADDQPAPVFLVGFPRSGTTLTEQILAAHPSVLATDERELVRGMAQAASSILGRDFAYPQDIDAIEDRHIPAFRQAYRDSAAALFGEAIRGRLLLDKLPLNIVHLGFIRRIFPEAKILVALRDPRDVCLSAFCQNFQLNTAMIQFLTIERTAEAYCAAMGLLLSFEKDLGLQTLRFRYEDVVADLQGEATRILTFLGLDWTDEMQGFAQKSAGRAISTPSARDVASGLYTRALGRHVNYAAQLAPVAADLAPFLRELGYDDGN, encoded by the coding sequence ATGGCGTTCAATCCGGGGTTTCGAAAACCGAAAGGGCTGCCGCAGAGCCCGGCAGACGAAATACGCGGCCTCATTTCAGCGGGTCGCCTGGATGCGGCTGAGAAAAAACTGAAACTGCTGCGCCGGACCCGGCCCCGGGATGCGGATTTGCTGAATATGTCCGGTGTTGTTGCCCTGCAGCGTACTGACCTGAAGGCGGCCTGGGCGCATTTCTCGAAAGCGGCGGCTCTGGCCCCGGACCGGCAGGATATTCTGCATCATCTGGGTGAGGCCAGCCGCCTGACCGGGCAGTGGGATGCCGCCGCGACGGCTTATCGTCAGGCGCTGGCAAAGGGTGCATCAAAATTCACCACATGGCGCGGGCTCGGGCTGGCATTGCTGGCACTGGGTGACGCCACAGGTGCGGTGACGGCGCTTGAGAAAGCTTCTGCCGGCAGTCCCCGTGACCAGATCACCCTGCTGAAACTGGCAGAGGCACAGGCCGCGGCGGGGGAGGGTCAGGCCGCAATTTCGACAGCCCGTCAGGCACTGGCCCTTGATCCGGCGAGTTCTGCGGCCCGGAATAATCTGGGTGTGCTGTTGCTGAACGGAAATTTCCCGGAAGAAGCCGCAGACCATCTGCGACAGGCAACAGATCTGGCACCGGACCGGCCGGATTACCGGCTGAATCTTGCGGCAGCCTGCCGTGCGGCGGGCCTGATGGAGGAGGCAGCAGGGCATTATGCGGAGGCCATCCGGCAACCGGAAACACCGGCTTCGGCGCTGTCTGCCTATGCCAGTCTGCTGGAGACCCTGAACCGGACAGAAGAAGCAGAAGACCTGGCCTTGCAGGCACTGGAGATCGATCCGGATGACGCGGCAGCATTACTGACCCGGGCCATTCTGTGCCGACGGGGCAAGCAGTATCAGGCCGCGCTGGATATTCTGGAGCCGATGGAGGGTAGGACGGATCTGGGCTACGAACTGGCAACCTCCCGCTATTTTGAAATGGGAACCAATTTCGACCGGCTCGGGCGCTACGATGACGCCTGGCTGGCATTCTCCCGCTGCAACGACATACATGACCGCTCTGACATTGCCCATCCGATGGACCGGGATGCGTTTTTTGCCGATATCCGCAATGCGCGGGATATCTTTACCGGGGAGCGGGTTTCCCGCTGGCCGGTGGATATTGCCGATGATCAGCCCGCGCCGGTTTTTCTTGTCGGTTTTCCGCGATCCGGCACGACCCTGACCGAGCAGATACTGGCAGCGCATCCCTCTGTTCTGGCAACCGATGAACGGGAACTGGTTCGCGGTATGGCGCAGGCCGCCTCGTCGATTCTGGGCCGGGACTTTGCCTATCCGCAGGATATTGATGCCATCGAGGACCGGCATATACCGGCGTTCCGTCAGGCCTACCGTGATTCCGCGGCGGCCCTGTTCGGCGAGGCAATCCGGGGCAGGCTGCTGCTCGACAAGCTGCCGCTCAATATCGTGCATCTCGGTTTCATCCGGCGGATTTTCCCGGAGGCAAAGATACTTGTGGCGCTTCGCGATCCGCGGGATGTCTGTCTCAGCGCGTTCTGCCAGAATTTTCAGCTCAATACGGCGATGATTCAGTTCCTGACCATTGAGCGCACGGCGGAAGCCTACTGCGCAGCAATGGGCCTGCTGCTGTCTTTCGAGAAGGATCTGGGCCTGCAGACACTCAGATTCCGCTATGAGGATGTGGTGGCTGACCTGCAGGGCGAAGCCACGCGGATTCTGACCTTCCTGGGGCTGGACTGGACAGATGAGATGCAGGGTTTTGCGCAGAAATCTGCGGGCCGGGCGATATCAACCCCGTCGGCCCGTGATGTGGCGTCCGGTCTTTATACCCGCGCCCTTGGCCGGCATGTCAATTATGCCGCACAACTGGCCCCGGTTGCGGCTGACCTGGCCCCGTTCCTGCGTGAACTGGGATATGACGACGGTAACTGA
- a CDS encoding Fe2+-dependent dioxygenase — protein MLLWLQKLLTPEEIGRLRKIGDQATFLDGGATAPELGRKGVKNNLELKMRSKQQTQVEDIVLAALNRNETFRTAAVPKHIQRPILSKYVTGMHYGTHIDNPVQRSPEPMRLDLSLTLFLSDPESYAGGELVLDTGYGEKPVKLPAGDAMLYPTTMLHRVAEVTSGERLAAVTWVQSMVRDQAQRQILYDIAVSTNWVNQVAPETPEFHRLSNARANLLRMWATD, from the coding sequence ATGTTACTCTGGCTGCAAAAACTGCTGACCCCGGAAGAAATTGGCCGGCTGCGCAAAATCGGCGATCAGGCAACTTTTCTGGACGGGGGCGCAACCGCACCGGAACTTGGCCGCAAGGGGGTTAAAAATAACCTCGAACTGAAAATGCGGTCAAAGCAGCAGACGCAGGTTGAAGATATTGTGCTGGCAGCGCTGAACAGGAACGAGACGTTCCGGACTGCTGCCGTACCCAAGCATATTCAGCGCCCCATCCTGTCAAAATATGTGACGGGCATGCATTACGGCACGCATATCGACAATCCGGTCCAGCGCAGCCCGGAACCGATGCGTCTTGACCTCTCGCTCACCCTGTTCCTGTCTGACCCTGAGTCCTATGCCGGGGGCGAGCTTGTCCTGGATACCGGATATGGCGAAAAGCCGGTCAAGCTGCCCGCAGGTGATGCGATGCTCTACCCGACGACCATGTTGCACCGGGTTGCGGAAGTAACCTCCGGCGAGCGGCTGGCAGCGGTAACATGGGTACAGAGCATGGTCCGCGATCAGGCACAGCGACAGATTCTCTATGATATCGCGGTCAGCACAAACTGGGTCAACCAGGTCGCTCCGGAGACCCCGGAATTTCACCGGCTAAGCAATGCCCGGGCCAATCTGTTACGAATGTGGGCCACGGATTAA
- a CDS encoding YggS family pyridoxal phosphate-dependent enzyme, which translates to MTIEQSLHAVGAAVSAAAEASDRKPEDVALCAVSKMFDAPVIAEALAAGHRLFGENRVQESEGKWPALRKDYPDVSLHLIGPLQTNKCEDAVALFDVIQTVDRPKLARSLAKAEEKLGLKRHYYIQVNTGEEPQKAGATPAEADDLIRLCRDELGLTVVGLMCIPPVDDEAVLHFGLLSQIAARNNLSGLSMGMSGDFEMAIACGATLVRVGSAIFGDRPKPAA; encoded by the coding sequence ATGACAATTGAACAGTCACTCCACGCGGTCGGCGCAGCCGTCAGCGCAGCAGCAGAAGCATCGGACAGAAAGCCGGAAGATGTGGCGCTCTGCGCGGTCAGCAAGATGTTTGACGCCCCCGTGATTGCTGAAGCCCTGGCAGCAGGCCACCGGTTGTTTGGCGAAAACCGGGTTCAGGAATCCGAAGGAAAATGGCCGGCATTGCGCAAGGATTATCCGGATGTCTCCCTGCATCTGATCGGCCCGTTGCAGACAAACAAATGTGAGGATGCGGTGGCCCTGTTTGATGTCATTCAGACGGTTGATCGCCCCAAGCTGGCCCGGTCTCTCGCAAAGGCCGAGGAGAAACTTGGCCTGAAGCGGCACTATTACATTCAGGTCAATACCGGAGAAGAACCGCAGAAAGCCGGGGCGACACCCGCAGAAGCCGATGATCTGATCCGTCTCTGCCGGGATGAACTGGGCCTTACCGTCGTCGGGCTGATGTGTATCCCGCCGGTGGATGACGAGGCGGTCCTGCATTTCGGATTACTGTCGCAGATCGCTGCCCGTAACAATCTGTCGGGACTCAGCATGGGGATGAGCGGGGATTTTGAAATGGCGATTGCCTGTGGTGCAACGCTGGTACGCGTGGGCTCGGCGATTTTCGGAGACCGGCCCAAACCTGCAGCATAG
- a CDS encoding NifU family protein — protein MFIQTEQTPNPATLKFIPGEIVLSEGTADFKTASAAEKSPMASRLFGIDGVSGVFLGSDFITVTKLEDEDWQVLKPQVLGVVMEHYTSGRPMLLADDSAPEDDGEEDDEIVTQIKELLDTRVRPAVAQDGGDIIFERFEDGVVYLHMQGACAGCPSSTATLKHGIENMLRYYVPEVEEVRPAGQQEMY, from the coding sequence ATGTTCATCCAGACCGAACAGACCCCGAACCCGGCGACACTGAAATTCATTCCCGGTGAAATCGTCCTGAGCGAGGGCACAGCAGACTTCAAGACCGCATCTGCGGCAGAGAAATCACCAATGGCGAGCCGGCTTTTTGGCATCGACGGCGTTTCCGGTGTTTTCCTCGGCAGTGATTTCATCACGGTAACCAAGCTGGAAGATGAGGATTGGCAGGTCCTGAAACCACAGGTTCTGGGTGTCGTCATGGAGCATTACACATCCGGACGCCCGATGCTTCTGGCTGATGATTCAGCACCGGAAGACGATGGCGAGGAAGATGATGAGATTGTCACGCAGATCAAGGAACTGCTTGATACCCGCGTCCGTCCCGCCGTCGCCCAGGATGGTGGCGATATTATTTTCGAACGATTTGAAGACGGCGTCGTTTATCTGCACATGCAGGGGGCCTGCGCCGGATGCCCGAGTTCGACAGCCACACTGAAGCACGGCATTGAAAACATGCTGCGTTACTATGTGCCGGAGGTCGAGGAAGTCCGGCCGGCCGGTCAGCAGGAAATGTACTGA
- a CDS encoding TSUP family transporter: MQIYLPIAEISVNVFILLGLGSGIGVLSGLFGVGGGFLMTPLLIFIGIPPAVAVATEANQIVASSVSGVLAHWKRGNVDVKMGMLLLVGGIIGSTVGVWLFKLLRQLGQVDLFVSLAYVIFLGAIGSLMFIESSRAILRSKRPGGRRKKLHQHTFLHGLPFKMRFRKSKLYISALLPILVGLFVGILSAMMGVGGGFVMVPAMIYLLGMPTAVVVGTSLFQIIFVTANATILQASINHTVDIVLALLLLVGGVIGAQFGARLGSKLPGEKLRVLLAMMVLGVCIWLLVGLIVTPDDLFSIGGGGH; this comes from the coding sequence ATGCAGATCTACCTGCCGATCGCGGAAATTTCTGTCAATGTCTTCATCCTTCTGGGATTAGGCAGTGGCATTGGCGTGCTGTCCGGGTTGTTCGGTGTCGGGGGCGGCTTCCTGATGACGCCGCTGCTGATCTTCATCGGCATCCCGCCGGCTGTTGCCGTCGCGACCGAAGCCAATCAGATTGTTGCCTCCTCCGTCTCCGGCGTCCTGGCGCACTGGAAGCGCGGCAATGTCGACGTGAAGATGGGCATGCTGCTGCTGGTTGGCGGGATTATCGGGTCAACCGTCGGGGTCTGGCTGTTCAAGCTGTTGCGCCAGCTCGGTCAGGTCGACCTGTTTGTCTCTCTCGCCTATGTCATCTTCCTCGGGGCCATCGGGTCGCTGATGTTCATCGAAAGCTCCCGGGCGATCCTGCGGTCGAAGCGACCCGGAGGGCGACGCAAGAAACTGCATCAGCATACCTTCCTGCATGGCCTGCCGTTCAAGATGCGGTTCCGCAAGTCGAAGCTTTATATCAGCGCATTGCTGCCAATCCTGGTCGGTTTGTTTGTTGGTATTCTGTCCGCCATGATGGGGGTTGGCGGCGGTTTCGTCATGGTGCCGGCGATGATTTATCTGCTGGGGATGCCAACCGCTGTTGTGGTCGGCACCTCGCTGTTCCAGATCATCTTCGTCACTGCCAACGCCACCATCCTTCAGGCCTCCATCAACCATACGGTCGACATCGTGCTGGCGCTTCTGCTGCTGGTCGGCGGGGTGATCGGGGCCCAGTTCGGGGCCCGCCTCGGCAGTAAGCTGCCGGGCGAGAAACTGCGCGTTCTGCTGGCCATGATGGTGCTGGGCGTCTGTATCTGGCTACTGGTCGGACTGATTGTCACCCCCGACGACCTGTTCTCTATCGGTGGCGGAGGTCACTAA
- a CDS encoding TSUP family transporter has protein sequence MQIYLPIAEISVNIFLLLGLGGGIGVLSGLFGVGGGFLLTPLLIVIGIPPSVAVATGANQIVASSVAGVLSHWRRGNVDVKMGILLLLGGLAGSSIGVGLFSLLRRLGQIDLFVALAYVLLLGAIGGLMFVEGWQSLNRSKRAAAPRRKMHQHTWMHGLPLKMRFRKSRLYISALLPLLIGFVVGVLSAMMGVGGGFVVVPAMIYLLGMPTLVVVGTSLFQIIFVTANATILQSSVNHSVDIVLALLLIVGGVIGAPIGARLGSRLPAEKIRILLALMVLGVCVWILIGLFIPPGDVYAVQLTRSG, from the coding sequence ATGCAGATCTACCTCCCGATTGCGGAAATTTCCGTTAACATTTTTCTGTTGCTTGGTCTCGGTGGCGGCATTGGCGTGCTGTCCGGATTATTTGGCGTGGGCGGCGGGTTTCTGCTGACGCCACTGCTCATCGTTATCGGAATCCCTCCTTCCGTCGCCGTCGCAACCGGCGCCAATCAGATTGTTGCTTCCTCCGTTGCCGGGGTGCTCTCGCACTGGCGGCGCGGCAATGTCGATGTAAAGATGGGCATCCTGCTGTTGCTTGGCGGCCTGGCCGGCTCCTCCATCGGTGTTGGCCTGTTCAGCCTGCTGCGGCGGCTCGGGCAAATCGATCTGTTTGTTGCTCTTGCCTATGTGCTGCTGCTTGGCGCCATTGGCGGTCTGATGTTTGTCGAGGGATGGCAGAGCCTGAACCGCTCGAAACGGGCCGCGGCTCCCCGCCGCAAGATGCATCAGCATACCTGGATGCACGGGCTGCCCCTGAAGATGCGGTTTCGCAAGTCGCGGCTCTATATCAGCGCCCTGCTCCCCCTGCTCATCGGTTTTGTGGTCGGTGTCCTGTCTGCCATGATGGGGGTTGGCGGCGGCTTTGTTGTGGTGCCCGCGATGATCTATCTGCTGGGTATGCCGACACTGGTGGTGGTTGGCACTTCACTGTTTCAGATCATCTTCGTCACCGCCAATGCCACGATCCTGCAATCCTCCGTCAATCACAGCGTCGACATCGTCCTCGCCCTGTTGCTGATCGTCGGCGGGGTGATCGGGGCCCCCATCGGGGCCCGCCTCGGAAGCCGCCTTCCCGCAGAAAAAATCCGCATTCTGCTGGCGCTGATGGTGCTGGGAGTCTGTGTCTGGATTCTGATCGGGCTATTCATACCGCCGGGAGATGTTTACGCGGTTCAGCTCACCCGGTCCGGATAA